The following proteins are encoded in a genomic region of Ornithinibacillus sp. 4-3:
- a CDS encoding cell division protein FtsQ/DivIB, with translation MKQEKIVSIEDRIPKLKQARKKKANRRLIIYLSIFFLLIAIIVYMQSPLSHIKVINVEGIEHVDEQEILKRSELNTETNIWTVTKKSIEQRIEKHPVVSNVEIRKKLPSTIEINVTEFERVGYVFQDNGYYLLLENGNMLSEPQQPTGDAPLLLQFTDESYLQRMTEELKNLPKSILNLISEIYWNPAEEDENKILLYMNDGIMVDSSIRDFSEKMKIYPSIAAQIEPGSKGILHIGVGAYFEKFE, from the coding sequence ATGAAACAGGAAAAGATTGTTTCCATTGAGGATCGTATTCCTAAATTGAAGCAAGCTAGAAAGAAGAAAGCTAATCGTCGTCTGATTATTTATCTCTCAATCTTTTTTTTATTGATTGCTATTATTGTCTACATGCAATCCCCTTTAAGTCATATTAAAGTAATAAACGTAGAGGGAATCGAACATGTGGATGAACAAGAAATATTAAAAAGAAGTGAATTGAATACAGAAACGAATATTTGGACTGTTACGAAGAAATCTATTGAGCAACGTATTGAAAAGCATCCAGTAGTTTCAAATGTGGAGATTAGAAAAAAGTTGCCGAGCACAATAGAAATTAATGTAACAGAATTCGAAAGAGTAGGTTATGTATTTCAAGATAACGGGTATTATTTATTATTGGAGAATGGAAACATGTTATCAGAGCCCCAACAACCTACTGGCGATGCTCCTCTACTTCTTCAATTTACGGATGAATCCTATTTACAAAGAATGACAGAAGAGCTTAAAAATTTACCAAAAAGTATTTTGAATCTCATTTCCGAAATTTATTGGAATCCTGCTGAAGAGGATGAAAATAAAATCCTGCTTTATATGAATGATGGAATCATGGTAGATAGTTCTATTCGAGATTTTTCTGAGAAGATGAAAATATACCCATCCATCGCCGCACAAATAGAGCCAGGAAGTAAGGGAATACTACACATTGGTGTAGGTGCATATTTTGAAAAATTTGAATAG